A region of Flavobacterium indicum GPTSA100-9 = DSM 17447 DNA encodes the following proteins:
- a CDS encoding CPBP family intramembrane glutamic endopeptidase — translation MDRNKNNWILVVSLILILLFFILGVFVYPFEEIENNRASIDTNFFVYLILAVLVAPVLEEITFRGFFATNKKVKNFSKILLYLSLCLLLFNGFPYLFVAFFSLGITLLFSNKINPKVAVPVYIVLSASIFSLVHQKYADVVVFKNSYFVLLHLAGGLMLAWIALNFGIKKSIYTHAVYNLILILITFYGIQFNVAKSTSFETDSCKVVYYGNPYLESNKSIISKDSNVIEFKNSTLNNMVKYAVIYYPDIKTLNSKMPFSKYTLKIVKKDGSVLKEDEVKTAMLKTKLFFENKSNAK, via the coding sequence ATGGATAGAAATAAAAATAATTGGATTTTAGTAGTGTCATTAATTTTGATACTACTGTTTTTTATTTTAGGTGTTTTTGTATATCCATTTGAAGAAATTGAAAATAATAGAGCAAGTATTGATACTAATTTTTTTGTTTATTTGATTCTTGCAGTGCTTGTAGCACCTGTACTTGAGGAAATTACTTTTAGAGGTTTTTTTGCTACCAATAAAAAAGTGAAAAATTTTAGTAAAATATTGCTTTATTTGTCGTTGTGTTTATTACTGTTTAATGGATTTCCTTATTTATTTGTTGCTTTTTTCTCTTTAGGAATAACTTTACTTTTTTCTAATAAAATCAATCCAAAGGTTGCCGTACCAGTTTATATTGTACTTTCCGCTTCAATTTTTTCATTAGTTCATCAGAAATATGCTGATGTAGTAGTATTCAAAAACTCTTATTTCGTATTGCTACATCTAGCTGGTGGTTTGATGTTGGCTTGGATTGCTTTGAATTTTGGGATAAAAAAATCAATTTACACCCATGCAGTGTATAATTTAATTCTGATATTGATTACGTTTTATGGAATACAATTTAATGTAGCAAAAAGTACAAGTTTTGAAACGGATAGTTGTAAAGTTGTGTATTATGGAAACCCTTATCTTGAAAGCAATAAATCGATTATTTCTAAAGATAGTAATGTCATAGAATTTAAAAACTCAACATTAAATAATATGGTTAAATATGCTGTTATATACTATCCTGATATAAAAACATTAAATTCAAAAATGCCTTTTTCCAAATATACTTTAAAGATTGTAAAGAAAGATGGTTCGGTGTTAAAAGAGGATGAAGTTAAAACAGCAATGTTGAAAACAAAATTGTTTTTTGAAAACAAGAGTAATGCTAAATAA
- a CDS encoding GYDIA family GHMP kinase, with protein sequence MDNKQSFYSNGKLLITGEYVVLNGARALALPTKFGQSLHISPIEQQQITWQSFDHDGSPWFATELHFNDIIANTDFEEEDPIKNTLVEILHQAYKQNPNFLAANGFAIQTELTFPRNWGLGTSSTLINNIAQWLQIDAFQLLRESFGGSGYDIACAQNDTAIIYQLENELPKVEPVLFSPRFKDNLYFVYLNKKQNSRHAIQNYMNKQQFLKPETSKISAITDELIAVNQLEITNHLLEKHEIILSNILELETVKERLFPDFKGTIKSLGAWGGDFVLVLAESDPTSYFKNKGYETILKYEEMII encoded by the coding sequence ATGGATAACAAACAATCCTTCTATTCCAACGGAAAATTATTAATCACAGGCGAATACGTAGTTCTTAATGGTGCCCGCGCCTTGGCTTTGCCCACTAAATTTGGACAATCCTTACATATATCACCAATAGAACAACAACAAATTACTTGGCAAAGTTTTGATCATGATGGAAGCCCATGGTTTGCAACCGAATTGCATTTTAATGACATTATAGCAAATACAGATTTTGAAGAAGAAGACCCTATTAAAAACACTTTAGTGGAGATTTTACATCAGGCATATAAACAGAACCCAAATTTTTTAGCCGCTAACGGTTTTGCTATTCAAACCGAATTGACCTTTCCTAGAAATTGGGGATTAGGTACTTCCTCAACTTTAATTAACAACATTGCACAATGGTTACAAATTGATGCTTTTCAGTTGTTGCGTGAAAGTTTTGGCGGTAGTGGTTACGACATAGCTTGTGCCCAAAACGATACCGCTATTATTTACCAATTAGAAAATGAGTTACCCAAAGTAGAACCCGTGTTGTTTTCACCACGCTTTAAAGACAACTTGTATTTTGTGTATTTAAACAAAAAACAAAACAGCCGTCATGCTATACAAAACTACATGAACAAGCAACAGTTTTTAAAACCCGAAACTAGCAAAATATCAGCAATTACAGATGAACTCATTGCTGTTAACCAATTGGAAATTACAAATCATTTATTAGAAAAACACGAAATCATTTTAAGCAACATCTTAGAATTAGAAACCGTTAAAGAACGCTTGTTCCCCGATTTTAAAGGCACCATAAAAAGTCTTGGCGCTTGGGGTGGCGATTTTGTATTAGTACTTGCAGAAAGCGACCCAACTTCTTATTTCAAAAACAAAGGTTATGAAACTATTTTGAAGTACGAGGAGATGATTATTTAG
- a CDS encoding hydroxymethylglutaryl-CoA reductase, degradative gives MQHKTGFSKLSKEEKINWIAETYFSNPAEAKNILLQYWNSNLEIQKLHDEFIENTITNFYLPLGVAPNFTINGKNYTIPFAIEESSVVAAASKAAKFWGARGGFKTTILGTEKIGQVHFLYQGDTTKLQQYFDFIKPTLLADTDSITKNMQKRGGGITSLTLVDKTTELENYYQIHATFETKDSMGANFINSCLEQFAKTFKDNASSFEAFNKDESNILIIMSILSNFVPNCVVRAEVSCPVSELNEDKNITPELFAEKFVTAVKIAEIEPYRAVTHNKGIMNGIDAVVIATGNDFRAVEAGVHAYASRNGKYSSLSHAKIENGIFTFWLDVPLALGTVGGLTSLHPLVKFSMEMLGNPSAQELMEVIAVAGLAQNFAALRSLTTSGIQQGHMKMHLNNILNQHKATKEEKEKVLAYFAEQTVSHNLVVDYLESLRKG, from the coding sequence ATGCAACATAAAACCGGGTTTTCAAAACTATCAAAAGAAGAAAAAATCAATTGGATTGCTGAAACTTATTTTTCAAATCCAGCTGAAGCCAAAAACATACTTTTACAATATTGGAATTCTAATCTTGAAATACAAAAATTACACGACGAATTCATTGAAAACACAATTACCAATTTTTATTTGCCTTTAGGAGTAGCGCCTAATTTCACAATTAACGGTAAAAACTACACCATTCCTTTTGCAATTGAAGAAAGTTCGGTTGTAGCAGCAGCGAGTAAAGCAGCCAAATTTTGGGGTGCACGTGGCGGATTTAAAACTACCATTTTAGGAACCGAAAAAATTGGACAAGTTCATTTCTTATACCAAGGTGATACAACCAAATTACAACAGTATTTTGATTTCATAAAACCAACTTTGTTGGCAGACACCGATAGCATCACTAAAAACATGCAAAAAAGAGGTGGTGGTATTACCTCGTTAACATTAGTAGATAAAACTACTGAATTAGAAAATTATTATCAAATCCATGCTACTTTTGAAACGAAAGATAGCATGGGTGCGAATTTTATCAACTCATGTTTAGAACAATTTGCCAAAACCTTTAAAGATAATGCATCTTCGTTTGAAGCTTTTAATAAAGATGAAAGCAACATCTTAATTATCATGAGCATTCTGAGTAATTTTGTTCCTAATTGTGTAGTACGTGCTGAAGTTTCTTGCCCGGTTTCAGAATTAAATGAAGATAAAAATATTACACCCGAATTATTTGCCGAAAAATTCGTAACTGCAGTTAAAATAGCTGAAATTGAACCTTACCGTGCGGTTACACACAACAAAGGAATTATGAACGGAATCGATGCGGTTGTGATTGCTACAGGAAACGATTTTAGAGCAGTAGAAGCCGGCGTTCATGCCTATGCAAGCCGAAATGGCAAATACTCAAGTTTGTCTCATGCTAAAATTGAAAACGGTATTTTCACTTTTTGGTTAGATGTTCCTTTAGCTTTAGGAACTGTAGGCGGATTAACTAGTTTACATCCTTTAGTTAAATTTTCTATGGAAATGTTAGGCAATCCATCGGCTCAAGAATTAATGGAAGTGATTGCCGTTGCCGGTTTAGCTCAAAATTTTGCTGCTTTGCGTTCGTTGACTACTTCTGGTATTCAACAAGGACACATGAAAATGCACTTAAATAACATCTTGAATCAACATAAAGCGACTAAAGAAGAAAAGGAAAAAGTATTGGCTTACTTTGCTGAACAAACTGTTTCGCACAATTTAGTAGTAGATTATTTAGAAAGCTTGAGAAAAGGGTGA
- a CDS encoding PAS domain S-box protein, with translation MNLEDYLSLSVDISYTSWWFITAMAVLLTYCIFIIFQKSLISNKEIIKTLSKNRIVSVYKKNNLLYFSLVLFITEIIYFKMHLTSTINLIQKFTFGTFLLILFFTHKNKMVKKHLKSIFIVLFIGIILTYFYRITQPIISIITISELIILLFFSYNIFERFKNYIFFSIFSCIVFITMFVFIDANKDIYINFINANVIILIINITRRISVINTSDQLIFSNNIINHSNTLTIACTNLGEVMFCSDSINKILGYRSDEVLGKKFWELTEDREFTQKDYNIVYQPNSVYVRKLKTKNGEYKYIQWNDYKYSENLYIATGHDITQKIEVEKKYENLIQYASDIIFETDKFGVFTFINPFAVKILGYNENEIIGQPFTTFITDDYKEKVIRFFENINPEQTDFETIEFPILDKFGKKIWLSQKTTIKRDEKNKIIGFSAIVRDITKTKEIAEIENERKQNLEKYNITLNALSSKNFNNYNTIEDIIKDIFKEAYNSIRVDTLSYWKNYDDKITLECILDYDHNETTPKKGFEFLKIDSKDYFNALNEQTYIEINTFKNYNPDSFFIKNYVNLFNVKSLLDFPIYLHGKLEGIVCLETKSSEHDWNDDEINFARTISDIITISIESFKRKTVEKQAIYQTQILLEIAKITERLLVSNDLSEIFSNANSFIGNTIKADRFYFYENKNNTLSHRFEWKASDNKVTTNNPAFQNVPHSYYPEFIEILLDNKPFIVTKSNVKKGALADFFEEYGIQSKLILPIFKKDVFVGLIGFDDNKKERVWTDEEINSLQILANNISSTLVRIENEKVLKESEEKFKLLANNIPATVYLIKFDETRNIVFLNDEVEKLTGYSRNEILDNNFKVHNLYHPEDREIALKTIQTALEKNTPYKITCRIIKKNGDVVWIEEYGEGILKDNKVEYIEGVLIDITERKNAEKALLEKELAEASNKSKSDFLANMSHEIRTPLNGIIGFSQLLLNTDVDLIQKEYILTVNQSAESLLDIVNDILDISKIEAGKLTLDPREINLYKIIYQAMDLIKFNASQKNIELIVNVHKNVPCSINIDDIRLKQILINLLSNAVKFTHEGQILLNVSLLQHDQITNETHIRFEVMDTGIGIKPENSQKILEAFSQEDTSTTRNYGGTGLGLSITNSLLKLMNSQLKIESSPDKGSCFSFDLVLQAKYCKTHRKINHDLIKKALIIEKNPISGLVLQNILESFQFETTLQTKNFNYIESTFDILFLDYNSVSKIEFDNIIKFQREKGFYLFILQQSITKNIDSYLNNKVKILIKPIKVPTLQKEINAIADNKKVDELSHTIQMESPAPSGKIKILIIEDNKVNLLLSKTLIKNKISNVEIYEAENGLDGLEMYKQHSPHITLMDIQMPVMNGYEATEEIFKVNPKATIIALTAGIFTGEKEKCLEMGMVDFLIKPLNKDIFEQKLLKWIKAI, from the coding sequence TTGAATTTAGAAGATTACTTAAGTTTGTCTGTAGATATATCCTATACTTCATGGTGGTTTATTACCGCTATGGCAGTTTTGTTGACTTATTGTATTTTCATTATTTTCCAAAAATCACTTATAAGTAACAAAGAAATTATCAAAACATTATCCAAAAACAGGATTGTTTCGGTGTATAAAAAAAATAATCTACTGTATTTTTCATTGGTTTTATTCATTACTGAAATTATTTATTTCAAAATGCACTTAACCTCAACAATTAATCTAATTCAGAAATTTACCTTTGGAACGTTTTTACTTATTTTGTTTTTTACCCATAAAAATAAGATGGTAAAAAAACATCTTAAATCCATTTTTATAGTTTTATTTATTGGCATCATATTAACTTATTTTTATAGAATTACACAACCAATAATCAGCATTATTACCATATCTGAATTAATTATTTTATTATTCTTTTCTTATAATATTTTTGAACGATTTAAAAATTATATTTTCTTTTCTATTTTCAGTTGTATTGTTTTTATCACCATGTTTGTATTTATTGATGCAAACAAAGACATCTACATCAATTTTATTAACGCCAATGTCATTATTTTAATCATTAACATTACACGTAGGATTTCGGTAATCAACACCAGTGATCAATTAATATTTAGCAACAACATTATCAATCACTCTAACACACTTACCATAGCTTGCACCAATTTAGGAGAAGTGATGTTTTGCAGTGATTCTATTAATAAAATTTTAGGATATAGATCAGATGAAGTATTAGGCAAAAAATTTTGGGAACTGACCGAAGACCGTGAATTTACTCAAAAAGACTACAACATTGTTTACCAACCTAATTCTGTCTATGTAAGAAAACTAAAAACAAAAAATGGAGAATACAAATACATTCAATGGAATGATTACAAATACTCTGAAAATCTTTATATAGCAACTGGACACGATATTACACAAAAAATAGAAGTTGAAAAAAAATACGAAAACCTAATTCAATATGCTTCAGACATCATTTTTGAAACAGATAAATTTGGCGTTTTTACATTTATCAATCCATTTGCAGTTAAAATATTAGGTTATAATGAAAATGAAATTATTGGCCAACCATTTACAACTTTTATTACAGACGATTACAAAGAAAAAGTAATCCGTTTTTTTGAAAACATAAACCCAGAACAAACTGATTTTGAAACTATTGAATTCCCAATTTTAGACAAGTTTGGAAAAAAAATCTGGCTATCTCAAAAAACAACTATTAAACGTGATGAAAAAAACAAAATCATCGGTTTTTCGGCTATAGTAAGAGATATTACCAAAACTAAAGAAATAGCCGAAATAGAAAATGAAAGAAAACAAAATTTAGAAAAATACAACATTACTCTAAATGCTTTATCTTCTAAAAATTTCAACAATTACAACACAATAGAAGATATTATTAAAGATATTTTTAAAGAAGCCTATAACAGTATTAGAGTAGATACGCTTAGTTATTGGAAAAATTATGATGATAAAATAACGCTAGAATGTATTTTAGATTATGACCATAATGAAACTACTCCAAAAAAAGGTTTTGAATTTCTAAAAATTGACTCTAAAGATTATTTCAATGCTTTAAATGAACAAACCTATATTGAAATCAACACGTTTAAAAATTATAATCCAGATTCATTTTTTATTAAAAACTATGTCAATCTTTTTAATGTAAAATCATTATTAGATTTTCCTATTTATTTACACGGAAAACTTGAAGGTATTGTTTGCCTTGAAACAAAATCTTCTGAACACGACTGGAACGATGATGAAATAAATTTTGCTAGAACTATATCGGACATCATCACTATTTCTATTGAAAGTTTTAAAAGAAAAACAGTTGAAAAACAAGCGATTTATCAAACACAAATACTTTTAGAAATTGCAAAAATTACTGAACGCTTATTAGTTAGTAACGATTTAAGTGAAATTTTTAGTAATGCCAACTCCTTTATTGGTAATACCATAAAAGCAGATAGGTTTTATTTTTATGAAAACAAAAACAACACTTTAAGCCATCGTTTTGAATGGAAAGCTTCTGACAACAAAGTTACTACAAACAATCCTGCGTTTCAGAATGTCCCACACAGTTATTATCCTGAATTTATTGAGATTTTATTAGACAATAAACCTTTTATTGTTACAAAATCAAATGTAAAAAAAGGCGCCTTGGCTGACTTTTTCGAAGAATACGGCATTCAATCAAAATTAATATTACCAATTTTTAAAAAAGATGTATTTGTAGGGTTGATTGGTTTTGATGACAATAAGAAAGAACGCGTTTGGACCGATGAAGAAATCAATTCCTTACAAATATTGGCTAACAATATTTCTTCAACTTTAGTGCGTATTGAAAACGAAAAAGTATTAAAAGAAAGTGAAGAAAAATTCAAATTATTAGCCAACAATATTCCTGCTACAGTATATCTTATCAAATTTGACGAAACCAGAAACATCGTTTTTTTAAATGACGAAGTTGAAAAATTAACCGGCTATTCTAGAAATGAAATTCTTGACAATAATTTCAAAGTTCACAATCTTTACCATCCTGAAGACAGAGAAATTGCATTAAAAACCATTCAAACCGCTTTAGAAAAAAATACTCCTTATAAAATTACTTGTCGCATCATTAAGAAAAATGGCGATGTAGTATGGATTGAAGAATACGGCGAAGGTATTTTAAAAGACAACAAAGTTGAATACATTGAAGGTGTATTAATTGATATTACTGAACGAAAAAATGCCGAAAAAGCATTGTTAGAAAAAGAACTTGCAGAAGCCTCTAACAAATCAAAATCTGATTTCTTAGCCAATATGTCGCACGAAATTAGAACACCATTAAATGGAATCATCGGATTTAGTCAATTGTTACTCAACACCGATGTTGATTTAATTCAGAAAGAATATATTTTAACCGTTAATCAATCGGCCGAATCGCTACTAGATATTGTCAACGACATCTTAGACATATCAAAAATTGAAGCTGGCAAATTAACTTTAGATCCAAGAGAAATCAACTTGTATAAAATTATTTATCAAGCTATGGATTTAATTAAATTTAATGCCAGCCAAAAGAACATCGAATTAATCGTAAACGTGCATAAAAACGTTCCATGTTCCATAAATATTGACGATATCCGCCTAAAACAAATCTTAATCAACTTATTAAGTAATGCAGTGAAGTTCACACATGAAGGTCAAATTTTACTAAATGTTTCATTACTTCAACACGATCAAATAACCAACGAAACTCATATACGATTTGAGGTAATGGACACCGGTATTGGTATTAAACCAGAAAATTCACAAAAAATATTAGAAGCTTTTTCTCAAGAAGACACCTCAACCACAAGGAATTATGGCGGCACAGGTCTTGGACTTTCTATTACGAATAGTTTATTGAAATTAATGAACAGTCAATTAAAGATAGAAAGTAGTCCCGACAAAGGAAGTTGTTTCAGTTTTGATCTTGTTTTACAGGCTAAATATTGCAAAACACATCGTAAAATCAATCACGATTTAATCAAAAAAGCGCTTATTATTGAAAAAAATCCTATTTCTGGATTGGTACTTCAAAACATATTGGAATCTTTCCAATTTGAAACCACATTACAAACAAAAAACTTCAATTACATAGAAAGCACATTTGACATTCTATTTTTAGATTATAACTCGGTTAGTAAAATAGAATTTGACAACATCATTAAGTTTCAACGTGAAAAAGGATTTTATCTTTTCATTTTACAACAGTCCATAACAAAAAACATTGATAGTTATCTAAACAACAAAGTTAAAATCCTTATTAAACCCATTAAGGTACCGACGCTTCAAAAAGAAATTAATGCTATTGCAGACAATAAAAAGGTCGATGAATTATCACATACAATTCAAATGGAAAGCCCTGCCCCTTCAGGAAAAATTAAAATTTTAATCATAGAGGACAACAAGGTTAATTTACTGTTATCCAAAACATTAATTAAAAATAAAATTTCGAATGTAGAAATCTATGAAGCCGAAAATGGCTTAGACGGATTAGAAATGTACAAACAACACAGTCCACATATCACATTAATGGATATTCAAATGCCAGTTATGAACGGTTATGAAGCTACAGAAGAGATTTTTAAAGTGAATCCAAAAGCAACCATTATCGCTTTAACAGCAGGTATTTTCACTGGTGAAAAAGAAAAATGTTTAGAAATGGGAATGGTCGATTTCTTAATCAAGCCATTAAATAAGGACATTTTTGAACAAAAATTATTAAAATGGATAAAAGCCATTTAA
- a CDS encoding S9 family peptidase: protein MKSLIKILVLLIFSSLSVVAQQKITLEEIWSGAFRTKGMDELNAMKNTNQYTILNFDRASRTMQIDLYDYATLNKVSTLIDTKNHPELKSIDSYTFDKSEKKLLIATNSNPIFRHSFTADYFVYDLSTKKLTKFTDKAIQEPTFSPDGNSIAYVFENNMYSTNLNTGTTIQITQDGKKNAIINGITDWVYEEEFSFVKAFDWNADGSKIAFIKFDETNVPEFSMDMYNEGLYPTQNVFKYPKAGEKNAEVSLHIFDVKTNKTAKIDLGKYTDFYIPRIKWTNDAQTLSAQVLNRHQNNLDLHFIDALTGKTRIVLNEKDAAYVDVTDNLTFLKDNSFIWTSEKDGYNHIYHYDQNGKLKKQVTKGNWEVTAYYGFDEKNKTIYYQSVENGSINRDVYAIKIDGKDKVRLSSKSGTNNAVFSPNFQYFINTYSSATAAPYYSLNESKTGKEIKKIQSNESVEEKLAKYNVSPKEFFVLTTEKGHSLNAWMIKPKDFTASKKYPVLMFQYSGPGSQQVANTWNGTNDYWYFMLAQKGYIVVCVDGRGTGFKGAAFKKCTYKELGKYEVEDQIDAAKVIGKYAYVDASRIGIWGWSYGGFMSSNCIFQGADVFKTAIAVAPVTSWRYYDSIYTERYMQTPQENASGYDNNSPINHVSKLKGNFLLVHGTADDNVHVQNTMKMIEALVQANKQFDWAIYPDKNHGIFGGKTRLQLYTKMTNFILEKL, encoded by the coding sequence ATGAAATCATTAATTAAAATTTTAGTTTTACTAATCTTTTCTTCACTAAGTGTTGTTGCTCAACAGAAAATTACGTTAGAAGAAATTTGGTCGGGTGCATTTAGAACAAAAGGCATGGATGAATTAAATGCCATGAAAAATACAAATCAATACACTATTTTGAATTTTGACCGAGCTTCAAGAACCATGCAAATTGATTTGTATGATTATGCGACATTAAATAAAGTATCGACTTTAATCGACACAAAAAATCATCCCGAATTAAAGTCAATTGATAGTTATACTTTTGATAAAAGTGAAAAAAAATTATTAATTGCTACCAATTCAAATCCAATCTTTAGACATTCATTCACAGCAGATTATTTTGTGTATGATTTGTCTACAAAAAAACTAACAAAATTCACGGATAAAGCCATTCAAGAACCTACATTTTCTCCTGATGGGAATTCAATAGCTTATGTATTTGAAAATAATATGTACAGTACCAATTTAAATACAGGTACTACTATTCAAATTACTCAAGATGGAAAGAAAAATGCGATTATTAATGGTATTACAGACTGGGTGTATGAAGAAGAATTTTCTTTTGTAAAAGCATTTGATTGGAACGCAGATGGGTCGAAAATTGCTTTCATTAAGTTTGATGAAACAAATGTTCCAGAATTTTCAATGGATATGTATAACGAAGGTTTATATCCTACACAAAATGTGTTTAAATACCCTAAAGCAGGTGAAAAAAATGCTGAGGTTTCGCTTCATATTTTTGATGTAAAAACCAACAAGACAGCTAAAATTGATTTAGGAAAGTATACAGATTTTTATATTCCACGAATCAAATGGACCAACGATGCTCAAACGTTAAGTGCACAAGTTTTAAACAGACATCAAAATAATTTAGACTTACATTTTATTGATGCTTTAACGGGTAAAACGAGAATTGTGTTGAATGAAAAAGATGCTGCTTATGTTGATGTTACAGATAATTTAACATTCTTAAAAGACAACAGTTTTATTTGGACTTCAGAAAAAGACGGTTACAATCATATTTACCATTATGATCAAAACGGTAAATTAAAAAAGCAAGTTACAAAAGGTAATTGGGAGGTTACTGCTTATTATGGTTTCGATGAAAAAAATAAAACGATTTATTATCAATCAGTAGAAAACGGGTCTATCAATAGAGATGTTTATGCTATTAAAATTGATGGAAAAGATAAAGTAAGATTGTCTTCAAAATCTGGAACAAACAATGCGGTTTTTAGTCCTAATTTCCAGTATTTTATCAATACATATTCTAGTGCAACAGCTGCGCCATATTATTCTTTAAATGAATCAAAAACAGGTAAAGAAATAAAGAAAATTCAATCGAACGAAAGTGTTGAAGAAAAATTGGCAAAGTATAATGTTAGTCCAAAAGAATTTTTTGTTTTAACTACTGAAAAAGGACACAGCTTAAATGCGTGGATGATTAAACCTAAAGATTTTACAGCTTCAAAAAAATACCCGGTATTAATGTTCCAATATTCAGGTCCAGGCTCACAACAAGTAGCTAATACTTGGAATGGAACCAATGATTATTGGTATTTTATGTTAGCTCAAAAGGGCTATATTGTAGTTTGTGTTGATGGAAGAGGAACCGGATTTAAAGGAGCTGCATTTAAAAAATGTACCTACAAAGAGTTAGGTAAGTATGAAGTTGAGGATCAAATTGATGCAGCTAAAGTAATAGGTAAATATGCGTATGTAGATGCATCACGAATTGGAATTTGGGGTTGGAGTTATGGTGGTTTTATGTCATCTAACTGTATTTTCCAAGGGGCAGATGTGTTTAAAACAGCTATTGCGGTTGCACCAGTAACTTCATGGAGGTATTATGATAGTATTTACACAGAAAGATACATGCAAACACCACAAGAGAATGCTAGCGGCTATGATAACAATTCTCCAATTAATCATGTAAGTAAATTAAAAGGAAACTTTTTATTAGTTCATGGAACGGCTGATGATAATGTTCATGTTCAAAATACGATGAAAATGATCGAAGCATTAGTACAAGCTAATAAACAATTCGATTGGGCCATTTATCCAGATAAAAATCACGGTATTTTTGGAGGAAAAACAAGATTACAATTGTATACCAAAATGACAAATTTTATATTAGAAAAATTATAA